A single Seriola aureovittata isolate HTS-2021-v1 ecotype China chromosome 19, ASM2101889v1, whole genome shotgun sequence DNA region contains:
- the tmem151ba gene encoding transmembrane protein 151B, protein MSPASAATASESSTTTTVPEEESDSPREEQRPQKQSLTKSLCQETHWKCLLLSLLMYGCVGVMAWCQVTKVTRLSFDSAYKGKSMMYHDSPCSNGYIYIPLAFLVMLYVVYLVECWHCYTRNELQYKVDVDTVAERIQRMKQATPCIWWKAISYHYVRRTRQVTRYRNGDAYTTTQVYHERVNTHVAEAEFDYGNCGVKDISKHLLGLEGFPITRLRFTKCFSFASVESENSYLTQRARFFTENEGLDDYMEAREGMHLKNVDFKEYMIAFSDPSHLPWYATNSTFWLAAAFTLSWPLRVLTEYRTACVHYHVEKLFGFDYVPATPSEERPYCRHIPRVNTIDSTELEWHIRSNQQLVPSYSEAVLMDLAQLSGSCNSYSVCGGYGSYRQNCERCHRAISSSSIFSRSALSICNTGSPRIPFSASRFSLGRLYGSRRSCLWRSSGSLNEQSCPTESTRCLSGQQTSEENPPAYQDALYFPVLIVHRNEGCLNHDHHSLHRNGSCVETSL, encoded by the exons atgtccCCAGCATCGGCTGCAACGGCCAGTGaaagcagcaccaccaccaccgtcCCCGAAGAGGAGTCAGACAGCCCCCGAGAGGAG CAGCGGCCCCAGAAACAGTCCTTGACTAAATCCTTGTGTCAGGAAACCCATTGGAAATGCCTGCTGCTGTCCCTGCTGATGTATGGCTGCGTCGGGGTGATGGCCTGGTGCCAGGTGACCAAGGTCACACGCCTCTCCTTCGACAGTGCTTACAAGGGAAAATCCATGATGTACCACGACAGTCCCTGCTCCAACGGCTACATCTACATCCCTCTGGCCTTCCTGGTCATGCTCTATGTGGTCTACCTGGTGGAGTGCTGGCACTGCTACACCAGGAATGAGCTGCAGTACAAGGTGGATGTGGACACTGTAGCCGAGCGCATCCAGCGAATGAAGCAGGCTACACCCTGCATCTGGTGGAAGGCCATCAGCTATCACTATGTGAGGAGAACACGGCAGGTGACGCGCTACCGTAACGGAGATGCATACACCACTACACAGGTGTACCATGAGCGAGTCAACACCCACGTGGCTGAGGCGGAGTTTGACTATGGGAACTGTGGGGTTAAGGACATCTCAAAGCACCTGTTGGGCCTGGAGGGCTTCCCTATCACCAGGCTGAGGTTCACTAAGTGCTTTAGCTTTGCCAGTGTGGAGTCAGAGAACTCCTATCTGACCCAGCGGGCCAGGTTCTTCACAGAGAATGAGGGTCTGGATGACTACATGGAGGCCCGTGAGGGAATGCATCTGAAGAATGTAGACTTTAAAGAGTATATGATTGCCTTTTCTGACCCTAGTCACCTCCCCTGGTACGCAACTAACTCCACTTTTTGGCTGGCAGCTGCTTTCACCCTCTCCTGGCCTCTGCGGGTGCTGACAGAGTACCGCACTGCTTGTGTACACTACCATGTAGAAAAGCTGTTTGGTTTTGACTATGTGCCAGCAACACCATCTGAAGAGCGGCCGTATTGCCGACACATCCCAAGAGTCAACACAATCGACAGCACAGAGCTGGAGTGGCACATCCGCTCCAACCAGCAGCTGGTGCCCAGCTACTCAGAGGCAGTTCTCATGGACCTGGCCCAGCTCTCAGGGAGCTGTAACAGCTACTCCGTATGTGGAGGCTATGGCAGCTACAGGCAGAACTGTGAACGCTGCCACCGTGCCATCAGCAGCTCTTCCATCTTCTCTCGCAGCGCCCTCAGCATCTGCAACACAGGGAGCCCCCGCATCCCCTTTAGCGCCAGCCGCTTCTCACTTGGCCGCTTGTACGGCTCCAGGCGGAGCTGCCTGTGGAGGAGTAGCGGGAGTCTGAATGAGCAGTCCTGCCCCACAGAGAGCACGCGCTGTCTGTCAGGCCAGCAGACCAGTGAGGAGAACCCTCCAGCCTATCAGGATGCTCTGTACTTCCCAGTGCTCATTGTACATCGCAACGAGGGCTGCCTCAACCACGACCACCACTCCCTGCACAGAAACGGCTCCTGTGTAGAGACCTCACTATGA